The DNA window GAATGCACGTCCTATGAAAGGCTAGTTTTTATCTATGTTCCGGCTATTTGCCAGTTTTGTTTGTATTGCCATTTTGGGCTTTGGTGTTTCATCACCCAAAGCCCAAGAGATGAAATTTTTTCGAATTGGCACAGGCTCAATTTCCGGCATTTATTTTCCCGTTGGTGGCCTTCTTGCCAGTGCCATTTCCAACCCGTCAGGGGCAACGCTTTGTGGCAGGGGCGGATCATGCGGTGTCGCGGGCCTTGTAGCCGTGGCTCAGGCAAGCCGGGGGTCGATTGCCAACATTAAGACCATTGCTCAAGGCAAAATCGAATCGGGCTTGGCCCAGGCCGACATGGCGTATTTCGCGGCCAATGGCAAAGACCTTTTTAAAAAATCCGGTGCAATCAGGGGCCTTCGGGCCATCGCCAATTTGTACCCCGAAGCCGTCCACATTGTCGTTCGGCGCAGTTCAAAAATTCGCAGCATTGATGATCTTGGTGGCAAAAGAATTTCGCTTGATCTTCGTGGCTCCGGGACCCGCAACATTGCCCGGCGTATTTTGCAGGGCTACGGAATTACCCTGAAAGATATTCGCCAGGTCAATTCCCAGATCGGTCCTGCCATGGACCGGCTTCGTGCCGGGACAATTGATGCGTTCTTTTTTGTGGGCGGGTTTCCTGCACCCGCCATTGAACGATTAAGCCATGAAACGCCCATCAATCTGTTACCCATGCGCAGAACACGGACGGCGGCCATTCGCATCACCAATCCGTTTCTGGCCAAAACAATTATTCCCACCGGCACCTATGGCATCAAGAAAGCCGTTGAAACCTTGTCCGTTGGGGCTTTGTGGTTGGTATCGGATAAAATGGATGAAAAAACGGTCTATGGCATCACCCGGGCCTTATGGCATCCCACCACTCGTGCCATCCTTGATCAGGGGCCGCCTGCAACGCGGCAAATTCGTGTTGAAAATGCCCTGAATGGGGTGGTCATTCCTCTTCATGCCGGTGCCCGGCGCTACTATCGTGAAAAGGGAATGCTGGCCAAACACCGTCCTTGAGCCTGGTTTTATTCACCAGATGTGGGGTCAATTTCAAATTCCTGAATCACCCATGGCTCGCATTTGGCAGCCTCACACCATTCAACCATCAAGGGATGCGCATTGACCGCATCCATATAGGCAATGGCGCCTTCTTCAAGAGGAATTTCATGGGTGGTGAAACGGCTGACAATGGGGGCGAACATGGCATCAAGGGCCGAAAATTCGCCTAGGAGATAAGGCCCTTCCCCGCACGCGTTGGCATGGCTGCGCTGTGCCTCGCGCCAGATGGCCTGAATGCGATTGATGTCGCCCTGAACCAAATCATTTAATTCAATGCCGGGGATTTGGCGGCGCATGTTCATCGGCAGGGCGCGGCGAAGCGGGATGAACCCGCCATGCATTTCTGACGCCACAGCCCGTGCCCAGGCCCGTTCTGCGGGGGCTTTCGGCCAAAGCCCTGCATCGGGACATTTTTCAGCCAGATATTCAATAATCCCCATAGATTCCCAAACCGTTACCGCACCGTCGATCAGGGCAGGCAGCTTTGCCGATGGCGAATATTTCAGAATTTCCGTTCGGGAGTCAGCTTGGCGCAGGGGGATAACGATTTCATCAAAATCGAGCCCGCTTAACTTCATAGCGAGCCACCCTCTGAGCGACCACGATGAATAATTTTTGTTGGCGATTACAAAGGTAATGTCAGCCATTGCCGGGCATGCTCCCATAAGTCTGATTTTATTTTATCTGCATTCCTGATACGCGAGGGAATCAATTATGGCAAGGGAGGGGGAAAAAATGAACCCTTGATCCAAGAGGTGCTAGTCTTGGTTTGTTCATATTCTGGTTGAAAGGCGTCTGATGACACTGAAGGCATTCATTGCGAAAAAACAAAAAGGCACGGTTCCATTAATGGCCATTGCTGAGGGTAATTTTATAAAATGGCGGGCTGGGTGTCCGGCTCGAACAAAGGCTTGGCTGCGGGCCAGCGGCTTTCAGGCCAAACCCGGAACGACAAGCCTGATGGCGGGCCGAAACGGGGAACTCGAAAGGGTTTTTATCGGTATCCCCAATGGTGTGGTGCCAACATCGGGCAGTCATTCGGCCATTGATGATGGCACCCTTTGGGCGTTTGCTGCCGCATCTGCCGGGTTGCCCAAGGGCAGCTATTCCCTTTCCGGGCCAGTGTCTAAAACCCTTGCTGCTCAGGCAGCCCTGGGCTGGGCATTGGGCAGTTATCGATTTGATCGTTACGTTACGAAAGCCAAATCGGGTGCCCAATTGGTTTTCCCGGAAAAGGCGGATCAAAAATTGGTAGAGAATGCCGCGCTGTCCACATTTCTGGTGCGCGATCTGATCAATACGCCCGCCGGTGATATGGGGCCGCCAGATTTGGCTGCTGCGGCCAAAACGCTGGCCCGTGAATTTGGTGCCAAGCTTTCCGTCACCACCGGTGCCCAGTTGTTGAAAAAGAACTATCCGGCAATCCATGCCGTGGGCCGTGCATCAGACAAGGCCCCCCGATTGATCGATCTGAATTGGCGCCATGGCAGCCGTAAAAAATTGCCCCGGGTCACCATTTGTGGAAAGGGCGTGTGTTTTGATACGGGCGGGCTGGATTTAAAATCGTCTGCCGGCATGAAAATGATGAAAAAGGATATGGGCGGCGCTGCACAGGCTTTGGGATTGGCGCGCATGATTATGGCTGCAAAATTACCTGTTCAGCTGCGGGTGCTTATCCCCGCCGTGGAAAATTCGGTCAGTGGCAATGCCTATCATCCCATGGACGTGATCAACACCCGCAAGGGCACCATGGTCGAAGTGGGCAACACCGATGCAGAAGGGCGGATTGTTCTTGCCGATGCCCTGGATGCGGCCTGCACAGATTCCCCTGATCTTTTGATCGACCTTGCCACCCTGACTGGGGCTGCGCGGGTGGCGCTGGGGACAGGCATTGGGGCGTTGTTTTGTAATGATGATCAATTGGCCGAAGATACGCTGGCCGCTGGCATGGCCACCCAAGACCCCCTGTGGCGCCTGCCCCTGTGGCAGCCTTACCGGGAAAAACTTTCAAGCGCCATTGCAGACATCAACAACATCTCGCCGGGTGGCTACGGCGGGGCCATTACCGCAGCTTTGTTTCTGGAGACGTTCGTCACAAAGGATACGCCCTGGATCCATCTCGATTTTATGGGCTGGAATGATAAAGGGCGTGCGGGCCGCCCTGAAGGGGGCGAGGCCCAGGGCATGCGGGCGTTGTTTGCCATGATCGTGAAACGGTTTGGTTCTTGATTTCGCCCCGATCAGGCTCAGATCAGGCAGAGTTCTTGATCAAATTCCTGATTTAGGATAGTTTGATCCGGCTCCGTAATGAATATGCGGTGAAGTGGCATAAGGATAAGAGACCCATGGGCATTGCACTTGATTTTGATCAGGCCCTTGATATTTGGCGGGGCGCCGTTTTGGGTTCGGTGCGCGCCGATTCCCCAGACCTCAGCCAGCGGCAAATGGCCGTGATCCTTTTGGTGTACATGGGCAATCCCCCCCACACTGTGCGTGGCTTGGCGGCGGAATTGCGGGTTTCAAAACCGGCCATTACCCGCGCCCTTGATCGATTGGAAGAACTGGAATTGATAAAGCGCCTGCCCGATGAACGGGACAAGCGCTCTATTCTGGTCGGGCGCACCATTGCGGGGTCTGTGTATTTGCGTGAAATGGCCGACCGTATCACCATGGCGGCAGCGGTTACCGAACGCTAAACCATTTTAGATTTAGATGCGTCGCTCAGAGATAGTGATGATGCCAGGGGGAACAAGCCCCTCACCTGTGGCCAAGACGCAAGACCATTGTTCGTAATCGGTCAGCAGTGCCGTCCAGGTGCCATCGGACTTGGAAACATGGAATTCTAAAATGCCGGTTCCCTTGATTTCGCGAACTTCGGCCAGTTGTTCGCCATATTCGGTAATCAACGTATCCAGCATGCGGGAACGATCGAGACAAACGGCGGCTTGCGCGGGGCTGACCGGTGCTATGGCCAGAATCAGGATGGGTAACAATAGAAGCAAGAAGCGTTTCATGGTCTTCTCTTTCGTTCCGATCCCCCCCACATCGAGTGGATCAAATCACCAGACCAATCATCCTTGTCCTTTTGTTCGCCCTGCCTCGGGTCTTTATAAATCCTGTTTCTTGTGACCCTGATTGCGGGGGGTCTGCCCATTTTTGCCCCTGATGGTTCCGGGGTCATTGCGATTGGCGTCTATGCCAAAAGAAGTAGTTCATCCTTTTTAAGGGACAAAAGTTAATTTTCTAATTATGTCTTTGAGCGAAATTTTAAAACGCGAAATTCGCAAGATTATTACGCATGAAAAGCCATTATTTGGCAGTTTTATTGAGGTTTCTGCTGTTGGCACAATGCCCGAATTAATCGGGGATTGTGCTGAGATCAAAGGCCGCCGCCATCAGGGCCAAGGTATAAGGGGTTTTGGGGTGATCGAAGATATCTTCTGCCAGACCAAATTCGATCATTTTGCCATCCTTGATCACCAGAACCTCGTCGGCCATTGCGCGCACGACCCGAAGATCATGGCTGATGAACATATAGGCCAGCCCATGGCGGTCCTGAAGGTCGCGCAACAGATTGACGATCTGTGCCTGAACAGACATATCAAGGGCCGATGTTGGTTCATCAAGGATGATGATTTTGGGCTTTAAAACCAGTGCCCGGGCAATGGAAATGCGTTGGCGCTGGCCGCCAGAAAATTCGTGGGGATAGCGATGCTTGTCATGGGCATCCAGACCCACTTCTGACAGGGCAGCATCAATCAATGTTTCACGGGCCGCATCATCGCTGCCAATTTGGTGGACTTGTAACCCTTCGCCAATAATTTGGCTGACAGATAGACGTGGGGAAAGCGAAGAAAACGGGTCTTGGAAAACCACCTGAATTTCACGGCGAAACGGCCGGATTTCTTTTTCGGGCCGGCCATCCAATTGGTGTTCGCCAAAATGAATGCTGCCAACGCTTTGTTGCAGTCGCAAAAGCGCCATGCCCAGCGTCGTCTTGCCAGACCCAGATTCGCCCACCACCCCAAGGGTGCGGCCAACACGTAATTGTACGGAAAGCCCATCAACGGCTTTGATGTGGCTGGTAGTGCGTTGCAAGATGCCTTTCTTGACGGGGAACCAGACCCGCAGGTTTTCTGCCTCCATGATGATGGGGGTGTTGCGTGCTTCGCGTTCGGGCTTGGCTTTGGGTTCTGCTGCCAAAAGATGTTTGGTGTAGTCATGGGTGGGATGATCGAAGATATCGGCGGTTGGGCCGTGTTCGACGATTTGCCCATCGGTCATGACCAAAACCCGGTCCGCCATGTGGCGCACGATGCGAAGGTCGTGGGTGATTAATAAAAGCGCCATGCCCAGTTTCTTTTGCAGATCGATCAAAAGATCAAGAATCTGGGCCTGAACCGTGACATCCAAAGCGGTGGTGGGTTCATCGGCGATCAACAGGTCTGGCTCATTGGCCAATGCCATGGCGATCATGACGCGCTGGCGCTGGCCACCGGATAATTCATGGGGATAAGCCTGAAGCCGGTTTTCCGCATCTTGTAATCCGACCATGTGCAACAGTTCCAGTGCCCTTGCCCGGGCATCAGAGGGGCGCAGCCCATTATGGAGCACCAGCGTTTCGGTGATCTGGCGTTCAATGTTGTGTAAGGGGTTAAGGGACGTCATGGGTTCCTGGAACACCATGGAAATACGATTGCCCCGAACGTTTGAAAGGGTCGTGTTGTCGGCACCAACCATTTCAATGCCATCAACCAAAATGGAACCCGTTGGGTGGCTGGCCGTGGGATAGGGCAAAAGCTGCAAGATCGAAAGTGCGCTCACTGATTTTCCAGATCCCGATTCCCCGACCAAGGCAACGGTCTCTCCGTGCTTGATGGAAAGATCAATCCCGCGCACGGCATCGGCATCTTCGTCATTGGTCCCAAAGCGAACAGAAAGATCGCGGATTTCTACGAATGGTTTTTCAGGGGATGGCGTCGATACGGTCATGGCGCTTATCCCAACGTCTTGCGTGGATCAAAGGCATCACGCACCGCTTCGCCAACAAAAATCAACAGGCTGAGCATCATGGCCAGGACAAAAAATCCGGAAAGCCCGATCCACGGTGCCTGAAGGTTGGCTTTGCCCTGGGCCAGAACTTCGCCAAGGGATGCCGATCCCGGCGGCATGCCAAGGCCCAGAAAATCCAGTGATGTGAGCGCAGTAATCGCGCTGTTCAAAATAAAGGGCAGAAAGGTCAGGGTCGCCACCATGGCATTGGGCAACACGTGGCGATAGATGATGACGCTGTCTGTGACCCCCAATGCCCGGGCGGCGCGCACGTAATCGAGCTGGCGGCCGCGCAGGAATTCCGCGCGCACAACAGACACCAGCGCCATCCATTGGAACAACAATAAAATCCCCAAAAGCCACCAAAACCCGGGCGTGACGAAGGACGCCATGATGATCAGGACATACAGGGTAGGCACCCCGGACCAGACCTCCATGAAGCGTTGGGCCGCAAGATCAATCCAGCCGCCGAAATAGCCCTGCACCGCCCCGGCCATGATGCCGATGATGGTAGAAATGACGGTTAGGGTCAGGCCGAACAAGACCGATATGCGAAACCCGTAAATCAGCCGCGACAACAGATCGCGCCCTTGATCATCGGTGCCAACCCAGTGACTGGCCGATGGTGGTGCCGGTGCGGGCACGGTCAGGCGATAATCAATGGTGTTGTGGTGCCAGGGAATGGGCGGATGGATCATCCAGCCTTTTTTGGCGATATGGTCAACAAGCCATGGATCGTTGTAATCTGCTTCGGTTGGAAACGCGCCCCCAAAGGTCGTTTCCGGATAGGCCTTGAAAATGGGTGTGTAATAGGCCCCGTCATATTTCACCAAGATGGGTTTGTCATTGGCAATGAATTCGGCAAACAGGCCCAGCACAAAAAGTGCCAGAAAAATGATCAGCGAAATATAGCCCCGGCGGTTGGCCTTGAAGTTATCAATGCGCCGGCGTGTCAGCGGCGTGATGGGGGTGCCGAAAAAACGATCAGGGGTGGGGGTGCTCATATCATGGCGCCCTGTCAAAGCTGATGCGCGGATCAACCAGAACATAGACGATATCGCGGATCAGGTTGATGATCAGGCCCAGCAGGCTGAAGAAAAACAGGGTTGCAAAGACCACCGGGTAATCGCGGTTGATGACCGCTTCAAATCCCAAAAGTCCCATGCCATCAAGGGAGAAAATAACCTCGATCAACAATGCGCCGGTAAACAGAATGGCGATCAGGGCATCAGGAAAGCCTGCGATCACAATCAGCATGGCATTGCGAAACACATGGCCATACAGCACGCGCTTTTCGCTCAATCCCTTGGCCCTGGCCGTGGTCACGTATTGTTTGTGGATTTCTTCCATGAAGCTGTTTTTGGTCAACATGGTCAGGGTGGCAAATCCACCGATCACCAGTGCGGTCAGCGGCAGCGCCAAATGCCAGAAATAATCAACGATGCGCGCGGGCCAGCTCATCGCTTCCCAATTGTTTGATACCAGCCCGCGTAAGGGGAACAGGTCGAAATAACTCCCCCCTGCAAACAGCACAATCAGCAAAATGGCAAACAGGAATCCAGGCACGGCATACAGCACGACAATGGCCGATGATGTCCAGAAATCAAACGGTGATCCATCGTGGTTGGCTTTGGCGATCCCCATGGGGATGGAGATCAAATAGATAATCAGGGTGGACCACAGACCAAGCGAGATGGAGACGGGCATTTTTTCGAGCACCAAATCCACAACCTTTCGGTCGCGATAGAAACTGGAACCAAAATCAAAGGTTGCGTAATTTTTCATCATTTGGAAAAAACGTTCATGGGCTGGCTTGTCAAAGCCATACAGTTTTTCCAGATCTTTGATAAAGGCCGGATCCAGGCCCCTTGCCCCGCGATAGGCACTGTCTTTGCTACTGCCTTGTTGGGATGGGGATTTATTGGTGCCTACTTCGCGCTGGGTGTTGCTGATCCGTGCTGTGGCTTCAACCTTGGTCCCGGTTAGTTCCCCCACCAGCCGTTCCACAGGCCCGCCCGGTGCAAACTGCACGATGACAAAGTTCAGCACCATAATGCCAAACAAGGTGGGCAGGATCAGGCCCAGACGGCGGATGATATAGGCGATCATGGCTGTTTCTTTCGGCGTTTTCGGGACCGAAGCCACCATACGAACGCGATGGCAAAAATGCCACCGATGAACCACGGCCACGGCTTAGGTTTATCGGCATCTTTTGGGCTTTTTTCTATTTTGGCTTCTTCCAAAACGGCCGTTTTCCGGGCTTTTAAGGCAGCTTCTTTGTCCCGGTCCAGCCACCAGCTGTCCAGCTGATAGCCCATTTTCGGGGTTATTTTGGGGCGGCCAAATTTGTCCCAAAAGGCCAGACGGTCGCCCCGGATATGCCATTGGGGAATGACGTAATGGCCGGCCAATAAAATCCGGTCCAGCGCCCTGCTTGCGGCCACCAGGGCTTTGCGGTCCGGGGCCAGAATAATTTTTTCGATGATGGCATCGGCGGCCTTGTCGCGGATGCCCGCATAGTTAAAGCCGCCGGTCACATCAGCGTTTTTGCTAGCCCAGTAATCGCGTTGTTCATTGCCCGGCGAAAGCGATTGCCCCCAGACATTGATGATCATGTCGAAATCAAATTTCTTGATGCGGTTGATGTATTGCGATGTATCTACGGTGCGAATATTGGCTTCAATGCCGAGGCGTTTTAGATTTCCGACAAAGGGCAAGACGATGCGTTCAAAGCTGGGATTGATGAGCAGAATTTCAAAGGTCATGGGTTTGCCGGATGTTCCATTGACCAGTTTGCCATCCCGGATGATCCAGCCGGCCTTTTTTAAAAGTGCGATGGCAGACAAAAGATTGCGGCGCAGGCCCCCATGGGTGCTGCCGGTATCGGGTGGGGCATAGACTTTTGTAAAAATGCTGTCTGGGATGGTGCCTCGAAAGGGTTTTAACAGCGCCAGTTCTTGTGCATCGGGCAATTTGGTTGCGGCCAATTCAGAATTTGAAAAATAGCTGTTGGTGCGGGTGTAGGCACCGAAAAATAACACCCGGTTGGTCCATTCAAAATCAAAGGCATTGGCGAGCGCCTTGCGCACCCGGACATCTTTAAAAATGTCGCGTCTGGTGTTGAATACAAATGCCTGCATGCCCGTAGACAGATTGTGGTTCAGAAATAATTTTTTGAGCAACCCTTGGCGCACGGCGGGCGAATCATAAGACGCCGCCCAGAATTTGGAGGTGTTTTCTTCACGGAAATCGTAATTGCCGCCTTTCAATGCCTCCAGCGCCACGGTGGAATCCCGGTAATAGTCAAAATGGATGCGATCAAAATTGTGTCGCCCGGTTTTTACCGCAAGGTCTTTCCCCCAGTAATTTTTGACCCGTTCATAGGTGATAGACCGCCCGGGGTCGACGTTGATAATGCGGTACGGGCCGCTGCCCAACGGGGGGGTCAGGGTGGTTTTTGAAAAATCGCGGCTCTGCCAATAATGGCGCGGCAAGATGGCGATCTGGCCCAGGATCAGGGGCAGTTCACGATTGCGGTTATTACGGAAGGTGAACTTGACGCGAAGGCGATCCAGCGCCTCGACCTTTGAAACACCGCCATAATAGATGCGATAGCGCGGATGGCCCTTTTTCATCAAGATATTAAAGGTAAAGACCACGTCTTTGGCCGTGACCGGCGTGCCATCATTAAAGCGCGCTTGTTTGCGCAGTTTGAAGGTGACCGAACCCCGATCCGGGGCCAAGGATACGGTTTCCGCCAACAGCCCATATCCGGTAAACGGTTCATCGGAGGCAAAGCTCAGCAACGTGTCATAGGGCAGGGCGGTCAATGCCCCGGGCACGCCTTTCAGGATAAAGGGGTTAAGGGTGTCAAAGGTTTGCAGGGCAGCCTGGCGCAGGGTGCCGCCTTTGGGGGCCGATGGATTGACGTAATCATAATGGCGGAAATTTGCCGGGTATTTGGGCTTCCCGTGCATGGCTATGGCGTGCGAGGCGGCATGGGATGCGGGTTCTGCGGCAATTGCCGGGAATGAGGCCATCAGACAGGGGGCAAAAAGGCTGACAAGGACAGCATATTTTGCCCATCCAGGCTTTCCCACGCCCCTATCTTGCATGAACAGTCCTTTAGTTATCGCGCAACAGTTCTAGCGCCTGAGCATGGATGTCTGGGTCCCCGGCGGCAACCACCCTTGGCCCCGACGCAATGGTCAACGGTGCACCTTCCCAATCGGTAATGATGCCACCGGCACCTTCAACGATGGGCACAAGGGCCGCAAAATCATAAGGCTTGAGATCAGCCTCGACAATCAGGTCCGTGTGGCCCGATGCCAACAATCCATAGGCATAACAATCGCCACCATAAAGGGGATGCTGGACATGATCGCAAACCCGGGCAAAAGCTTCGGCATCTTTGCCCACAAACATATGGGGGCTGGTGGCGTAAAGAATGGCGCGATCGATGCTTTTGCATTTGCGCACCCGGGCGGGTTTGCCATTAAAAGTGCTTTCCTTGCCCGCAACCCCGGCCCAGCGTTCAGACAATATCGGCTGGTTAATCAGCCCAAGGATGGGCACGCCATTTTGGGCCAGTGCGATCAAGGTGCCAAACAGGGGTTTCCCGGTGATAAAGGATTTGGTGCCATCAATGGGGTCCAGTACCCAGACGAATTCGGCATCAATGTTTACCGAGTCAAATTCTTCGCCCAAAATACCGTGATCGGGATAGGCATCTTCGATCAAGGCCCGGATGGCGATTTCGGCCTCGCGGTCGGCCTTGGTGACGGGGCTTAAATCGCCCTTGGTCTCAACCGAAAGCGCAGCGCTCCGAAAATAATGGCTGAGAACCACACCCGCCGCGTCGGCTGCCCGATCTGCCAGGTCGATGAAACCGTTCATGGTTTCAAGGGATATCGCTTCTGTCATCTTAGGGCAGGGTGACAGGCTGGTCCGAAAGGGAACTGAGATAGGCAATCAAGGCGGCGCGATCTTCAGGCTTTTTGATGCCCGCAAAGCCCATTTTGGTGCCCGGTGCGTAAGTTTTGGGTTTGGCAATAAAGCGGTTTAGCGCTTCAAAATCCCAATTCCCGCCTAATTTTTTCAGGGCCTTGGAATAGCTGAACTTTCCGCCCGCCTGTTTTGCACCGACAATGTTCCAAAGCATTGGCCCGACCTTGTTCTTGCCACCCTTTTTGAGGGAATGACAGGTGGTGCATTTTTTTGCCAGCTTTTTG is part of the Rhodospirillales bacterium genome and encodes:
- a CDS encoding TAXI family TRAP transporter solute-binding subunit, which translates into the protein MFRLFASFVCIAILGFGVSSPKAQEMKFFRIGTGSISGIYFPVGGLLASAISNPSGATLCGRGGSCGVAGLVAVAQASRGSIANIKTIAQGKIESGLAQADMAYFAANGKDLFKKSGAIRGLRAIANLYPEAVHIVVRRSSKIRSIDDLGGKRISLDLRGSGTRNIARRILQGYGITLKDIRQVNSQIGPAMDRLRAGTIDAFFFVGGFPAPAIERLSHETPINLLPMRRTRTAAIRITNPFLAKTIIPTGTYGIKKAVETLSVGALWLVSDKMDEKTVYGITRALWHPTTRAILDQGPPATRQIRVENALNGVVIPLHAGARRYYREKGMLAKHRP
- a CDS encoding glutathione S-transferase family protein yields the protein MADITFVIANKNYSSWSLRGWLAMKLSGLDFDEIVIPLRQADSRTEILKYSPSAKLPALIDGAVTVWESMGIIEYLAEKCPDAGLWPKAPAERAWARAVASEMHGGFIPLRRALPMNMRRQIPGIELNDLVQGDINRIQAIWREAQRSHANACGEGPYLLGEFSALDAMFAPIVSRFTTHEIPLEEGAIAYMDAVNAHPLMVEWCEAAKCEPWVIQEFEIDPTSGE
- a CDS encoding leucyl aminopeptidase family protein; its protein translation is MAIAEGNFIKWRAGCPARTKAWLRASGFQAKPGTTSLMAGRNGELERVFIGIPNGVVPTSGSHSAIDDGTLWAFAAASAGLPKGSYSLSGPVSKTLAAQAALGWALGSYRFDRYVTKAKSGAQLVFPEKADQKLVENAALSTFLVRDLINTPAGDMGPPDLAAAAKTLAREFGAKLSVTTGAQLLKKNYPAIHAVGRASDKAPRLIDLNWRHGSRKKLPRVTICGKGVCFDTGGLDLKSSAGMKMMKKDMGGAAQALGLARMIMAAKLPVQLRVLIPAVENSVSGNAYHPMDVINTRKGTMVEVGNTDAEGRIVLADALDAACTDSPDLLIDLATLTGAARVALGTGIGALFCNDDQLAEDTLAAGMATQDPLWRLPLWQPYREKLSSAIADINNISPGGYGGAITAALFLETFVTKDTPWIHLDFMGWNDKGRAGRPEGGEAQGMRALFAMIVKRFGS
- a CDS encoding MarR family transcriptional regulator, giving the protein MGIALDFDQALDIWRGAVLGSVRADSPDLSQRQMAVILLVYMGNPPHTVRGLAAELRVSKPAITRALDRLEELELIKRLPDERDKRSILVGRTIAGSVYLREMADRITMAAAVTER
- a CDS encoding ABC transporter ATP-binding protein, with translation MTVSTPSPEKPFVEIRDLSVRFGTNDEDADAVRGIDLSIKHGETVALVGESGSGKSVSALSILQLLPYPTASHPTGSILVDGIEMVGADNTTLSNVRGNRISMVFQEPMTSLNPLHNIERQITETLVLHNGLRPSDARARALELLHMVGLQDAENRLQAYPHELSGGQRQRVMIAMALANEPDLLIADEPTTALDVTVQAQILDLLIDLQKKLGMALLLITHDLRIVRHMADRVLVMTDGQIVEHGPTADIFDHPTHDYTKHLLAAEPKAKPEREARNTPIIMEAENLRVWFPVKKGILQRTTSHIKAVDGLSVQLRVGRTLGVVGESGSGKTTLGMALLRLQQSVGSIHFGEHQLDGRPEKEIRPFRREIQVVFQDPFSSLSPRLSVSQIIGEGLQVHQIGSDDAARETLIDAALSEVGLDAHDKHRYPHEFSGGQRQRISIARALVLKPKIIILDEPTSALDMSVQAQIVNLLRDLQDRHGLAYMFISHDLRVVRAMADEVLVIKDGKMIEFGLAEDIFDHPKTPYTLALMAAAFDLSTIPD
- a CDS encoding ABC transporter permease produces the protein MSTPTPDRFFGTPITPLTRRRIDNFKANRRGYISLIIFLALFVLGLFAEFIANDKPILVKYDGAYYTPIFKAYPETTFGGAFPTEADYNDPWLVDHIAKKGWMIHPPIPWHHNTIDYRLTVPAPAPPSASHWVGTDDQGRDLLSRLIYGFRISVLFGLTLTVISTIIGIMAGAVQGYFGGWIDLAAQRFMEVWSGVPTLYVLIIMASFVTPGFWWLLGILLLFQWMALVSVVRAEFLRGRQLDYVRAARALGVTDSVIIYRHVLPNAMVATLTFLPFILNSAITALTSLDFLGLGMPPGSASLGEVLAQGKANLQAPWIGLSGFFVLAMMLSLLIFVGEAVRDAFDPRKTLG
- a CDS encoding microcin C ABC transporter permease YejB, which encodes MIAYIIRRLGLILPTLFGIMVLNFVIVQFAPGGPVERLVGELTGTKVEATARISNTQREVGTNKSPSQQGSSKDSAYRGARGLDPAFIKDLEKLYGFDKPAHERFFQMMKNYATFDFGSSFYRDRKVVDLVLEKMPVSISLGLWSTLIIYLISIPMGIAKANHDGSPFDFWTSSAIVVLYAVPGFLFAILLIVLFAGGSYFDLFPLRGLVSNNWEAMSWPARIVDYFWHLALPLTALVIGGFATLTMLTKNSFMEEIHKQYVTTARAKGLSEKRVLYGHVFRNAMLIVIAGFPDALIAILFTGALLIEVIFSLDGMGLLGFEAVINRDYPVVFATLFFFSLLGLIINLIRDIVYVLVDPRISFDRAP
- a CDS encoding ABC transporter substrate-binding protein, whose translation is MASFPAIAAEPASHAASHAIAMHGKPKYPANFRHYDYVNPSAPKGGTLRQAALQTFDTLNPFILKGVPGALTALPYDTLLSFASDEPFTGYGLLAETVSLAPDRGSVTFKLRKQARFNDGTPVTAKDVVFTFNILMKKGHPRYRIYYGGVSKVEALDRLRVKFTFRNNRNRELPLILGQIAILPRHYWQSRDFSKTTLTPPLGSGPYRIINVDPGRSITYERVKNYWGKDLAVKTGRHNFDRIHFDYYRDSTVALEALKGGNYDFREENTSKFWAASYDSPAVRQGLLKKLFLNHNLSTGMQAFVFNTRRDIFKDVRVRKALANAFDFEWTNRVLFFGAYTRTNSYFSNSELAATKLPDAQELALLKPFRGTIPDSIFTKVYAPPDTGSTHGGLRRNLLSAIALLKKAGWIIRDGKLVNGTSGKPMTFEILLINPSFERIVLPFVGNLKRLGIEANIRTVDTSQYINRIKKFDFDMIINVWGQSLSPGNEQRDYWASKNADVTGGFNYAGIRDKAADAIIEKIILAPDRKALVAASRALDRILLAGHYVIPQWHIRGDRLAFWDKFGRPKITPKMGYQLDSWWLDRDKEAALKARKTAVLEEAKIEKSPKDADKPKPWPWFIGGIFAIAFVWWLRSRKRRKKQP
- the hisN gene encoding histidinol-phosphatase codes for the protein MNGFIDLADRAADAAGVVLSHYFRSAALSVETKGDLSPVTKADREAEIAIRALIEDAYPDHGILGEEFDSVNIDAEFVWVLDPIDGTKSFITGKPLFGTLIALAQNGVPILGLINQPILSERWAGVAGKESTFNGKPARVRKCKSIDRAILYATSPHMFVGKDAEAFARVCDHVQHPLYGGDCYAYGLLASGHTDLIVEADLKPYDFAALVPIVEGAGGIITDWEGAPLTIASGPRVVAAGDPDIHAQALELLRDN
- a CDS encoding cytochrome c family protein; its protein translation is MSAFEWNKIIGAVLVTLLVIKVVDLAGDGLTPSHPLAKPAYSVLAATPTAAPAATKAAKPVAQLASIAPLLAKASMDAGKKLAKKCTTCHSLKKGGKNKVGPMLWNIVGAKQAGGKFSYSKALKKLGGNWDFEALNRFIAKPKTYAPGTKMGFAGIKKPEDRAALIAYLSSLSDQPVTLP